One segment of Pangasianodon hypophthalmus isolate fPanHyp1 chromosome 10, fPanHyp1.pri, whole genome shotgun sequence DNA contains the following:
- the sstr1a gene encoding somatostatin receptor type 1 gives MLANSTFPHLEDDLFFNSSGNETHSEAHSSAILISFIYSVVCLVGLCGNSMVIYVIFRYAKMKTATNIYILNLAIADELLMLSVPFLVTSSLLRHWPFGSFLCRLVLSVDAINMFTSIYCLTVLSIDRYIAVVHPIKAARYRRPTIAKMVNLGVWMFSILVILPIIIFSTSTPNSDGSVACNMQMPEPQRRWMAVFVIYAFLMGFLFPVLAICMCYVLIIAKLRVVALKAGWQQRKKSERKITLMVMMVVTVFVICWMPFHVVQLVNVFEERHNATFSQLAVILGYANSCANPILYGFLSDNFKRSFQRILCLRWVDSAAEEPIDYYATALKSRGYSVDEFQPDNMESDSACRNGTCTSRTTTL, from the coding sequence atgctGGCCAACAGCACATTCCCGCACCTGGAAGACGACTTGTTCTTCAATTCATCCGGCAACGAAACGCACAGTGAAGCTCACAGCAGCGCGATCCTCATCTCCTTCATCTACTCTGTCGTGTGCCTGGTCGGACTCTGTGGCAACTCCATGGTCATTTATGTCATATTCAGGTATGCCAAGATGAAAACTGctacaaacatttacattttgaacTTGGCGATTGCGGACGAGCTGCTGATGCTCAGCGTGCCCTTCTTGGTTACATCCTCGCTGCTTCGCCACTGGCCGTTCGGCTCGTTCTTGTGCCGTCTGGTTTTAAGCGTGGACGCCATCAATATGTTTACCAGCATCTACTGCTTAACCGTCCTGAGTATCGACCGGTACATCGCCGTAGTGCACCCCATCAAAGCAGCCCGGTACAGGAGACCTACAATTGCCAAGATGGTCAACTTGGGCGTGTGGATGTTCTCGATCCTGGTCATTTTGCCCATCATTATATTTTCCacttccacaccaaactcggACGGCTCGGTCGCGTGTAACATGCAGATGCCCGAGCCGCAGCGTCGGTGGATGGCCGTGTTCGTGATTTACGCCTTTCTCATGGGCTTCCTTTTCCCCGTGCTGGCCATATGCATGTGCTACGTCCTGATCATCGCGAAGCTAAGAGTAGTGGCACTGAAAGCAGGCTGGCAACAGCGCAAGAAGTCCGAGAGAAAGATCACGCTCATGGTCATGATGGTGGTCACGGTGTTCGTGATTTGCTGGATGCCATTTCACGTCGTGCAGCTCGTGAACGTGTTCGAGGAGCGGCACAACGCCACGTTCAGTCAGCTGGCCGTCATTCTGGGCTATGCCAACAGCTGCGCTAATCCCATCCTCTACGGCTTCCTGTCAGACAATTTCAAACGCTCCTTCCAAAGGATTTTATGCCTCCGGTGGGTGGACAGCGCTGCTGAGGAGCCCATTGACTACTATGCCACGGCGCTGAAAAGTCGCGGCTACAGTGTGGACGAGTTTCAGCCGGACAACATGGAGTCGGACAGCGCGTGCAGGAACGGCACGTGCACGTCCAGAACTACAACACTGTAG
- the clec14a gene encoding C-type lectin domain family 14 member A — MDYWTGLCFVNFLIVVSGSPDSTHFYSVDLDMHPFEAAQTLCASDGSLANMPDSEETSKILKVIQGKGDNTSTSFWIGLKKDKKKCVQKDFPLKGFHWIVDNSTKSDLEWKEEPSGTCTSALCGILSVEYRGSTIANWGLAAKSCTKKFPFICKHKGLSKNIACSSQPLIFGRHDITNKMMDPSTLWVSCNGTDTFTLTCSKSTGEWKLVGGSETDIEGLCLECEKGYKKNKDGICVDIDECKQSNNCKFNCINTQGSYSCLYVDDMNNVHSEDSEIFKKTQTATDATNKVQDKPTSYFMDKKYPPSSQPATYSTTESAVLIEQSTGDLSNIVFPLIIALLIFVVLVVIIVAIVKYCLMRSARKQAKKRAAALKESVALNGSDSMEKVNE, encoded by the coding sequence atggacTACTGGACTGGATTATGTTTTGTCAACTTTCTGATTGTTGTCTCCGGCTCCCCTGATTCTACTCATTTCTACTCTGTAGATTTGGACATGCATCCGTTTGAAGCTGCTCAGACTTTATGTGCATCTGATGGGTCTCTGGCTAACATGCCCGACAGTGAAGAAACTTCAAAGATTCTGAAAGTCATTCAGGGCAAAGGAGACAACACCTCTACTTCATTCTGGATTGGCctgaaaaaagacaagaaaaagtGTGTTCAGAAAGATTTTCCACTTAAGGGTTTCCACTGGATTGTAGATAACAGCACTAAATCTGATCTTGAATGGAAAGAAGAACCAAGTGGTACTTGCACAAGTGCACTTTGTGGAATACTTTCTGTGGAGTACAGAGGCTCTACAATAGCCAACTGGGGATTAGCTGCTAAGTCCTGCACCAAGAAATTTCCCTTTATTTGCAAACATAAAGGATTGAGTAAGAATATCGCATGTTCTTCTCAACCACTGATATTCGGCCGTCATGACATCACAAACAAAATGATGGATCCGTCTACGCTCTGGGTTTCTTGCAATGGCACAGACACGTTCACGCTGACTTGTTCAAAGAGTACTGGTGAATGGAAACTGGTAGGTGGATCAGAGACAGACATAGAAGGACTTTGTCTCGAATGTGAAAaaggctacaaaaaaaataaagatggaaTCTGTGTGGATATAGATGAATGTAAGCAATCCAATAATTGTAAATTCAATTGCATTAATACACAAGGCTCCTATAGCTGTTTGTATGTTGATGATATGAACAATGTTCATAGTGAAGACTCAGAAATAttcaagaaaacacaaacagccACTGATGCCACTAACAAAGTCCAGGATAAACCAACCTCCTATTTCATGGACAAGAAGTATCCTCCTTCATCTCAACCAGCCACTTACAGTACTACTGAAAGTGCAGTTCTTATTGAGCAAAGCACTGGAGACCTGTCAAATATTGTCTTCCCTCTAATTATAGCTTTGCTGATCTTTGTGGTGCTGGTCGTGATTATTGTGGCCATTGTGAAATACTGCCTCATGAGAAGTGCTAGGAAACAGGCAAAGAAAAGGGCAGCAGCCTTGAAAGAATCAGTTGCTCTAAATGGATCAGACTCTATGGAAAAAGTGAATGAATAA